The following DNA comes from Anaerostipes rhamnosivorans.
GCTGATTGACAAGTACTGCTACCGGTCCAGGTTGAGAAAAGTAAATGTCATGGAAAAATTCTGTTTTTCCATGACAACACTTCTACTCTGTATCCTCAGCAGGTCCCTGGCAGCCTCTGTCCTGGTCCTTTTTAGCTGCGGATGGCTGACCGTAAAAAAGGGCGGTATCCCGCTGCGCCAGTATGGAAAGCTTTTGCGGGTCCCTGCGGCTTTCCTACTCCTGAGCACACTGGCAATCCTCGTCAATATCTCTAAAACCCCTTTGGATGCTTATGCAGTTCCGGCAGGTTCCTACTATATAACTGGGAGCACCAGTTCTCTGATCTTTGGTTTCAGGCTGATTCTCTCTGCCCTTTCCGCAGTATCCTGCCTGTATTTTTTATCCCTCAGCACTCCGGTCACTGACCTGGTAAACATTCTTAAAAAACTTCACTGTCCGTCCCTGTTCATAGAACTGTTTCTGCTCATTTACCGGTTTATCTTTATCCTGATGTCGGAGGCTTCTGCCATCAGAACCTCCCAGGAAGCAAGGCTTTCCAACCGGAACTTTAAGACAGCCCTCCATTCCTTCGGGGGCATGGCCTCGGCCCTGTTGATCCGGGCTATGAAGCGTTCAGCCAGATTATACGATGCCATGGAATCCAGATGCTATGATGGGACCATACGGGTTCTTCTGGAGGAATACCCGCCGAAAAAGAAAGAGATCATTTATATTGTCATATTTGAACTTGTTCTACTGTTTCTCATAATAGGAAGGAAAATATACGGATGAAAAAAGAATCTATCATAAAAGCACAAAATCTGTGTTACACCTATGAAGGAGAGGAGCAGCCGGCTCTAAACGGACTTTCTCTGGAAATAAAGCAGGGGAAAAAGATTGCGGTCATGGGCGCCAACGGATCCGGCAAATCAACTTTTTTTCTCTGCCTCAACGGAATCTTAAGGCCACAGAAAGGTACGCTGTCTTTTTGCGGCACCCCATATTCCTATGACAAAAAGAGCCTGCTGGCTCTGAGAAGCCGGGTCGGCATCGTATTTCAGGATCCCGATAACCAGCTGTTTTCAGCCAGTGTCCGCCAGGAAATCTCCTTTGGCATCTTAAATCTCGGGGCTGACAATGAGACGGCTTTAAGAGAAACAGAAACGATCATGGAGGAGCTGGATATTACAGAGTTTCAAGACCGGCCCACCCACGCCTTGAGCGGGGGACAGAAAAAACAGGTTGCCATCGCTGATATCCTTGTGATGCATCCTGACATCGTGATCCTGGATGAACCTGCAGCGGCCCTGGATCCCAAACATACTTCCCTTGTGAACAAGATCATCGACCGGATGACAGACGCTGGAATCACTGTCCTTTTGTCAACCCATGACTCCGACTATGCCTTCTCATGGGCCGATGAAGTGATTCTGTTTCACCAGGGCCGGGTTCTCATATCCGGAGCCCCTGAGGAAGTGTTCGCTGACCACACAGCCCTTAAGGCTGCAAATCTCTTCCAGCCGGCTGTACTTGCCATGTTCGAAAGCCTGTGCCGGAAGGAAATCATAAGCGCCAAAACTCCGGTTCCCAGAAATCTTTCAGAACTGGAACATATCATCGAAGGAATTCAGAGAGTTCCCGTCTACGGAGGAAAAACAATGCATCATATCAAAAAGAAAGCGATCTTAGCTGTCAGTTTCGGTACGAGCTATGAAGATACAAGAAAAAAGACTATTGAGGCGATTGAACAGACACTGGAAACACACTTTCCGGAACATAAGATTTACCGGGCGTGGACCAGCCGCATGATCATCGAAAAGATCAGAAAGAGGGACGGCCTGCATATTGATACCGTTTCCGAAGCTATGGAGCGGATGAAAGCAGATGGCATCACCGACGTGGTCATCCAGCCCACCCATGTAATAAACGGAGTGGAGAACGACCAGATGAAAGAGGATGCCGAATCCCATAGAGATTCTTTCCATTCCATCTCATTTGGAGCACCTCTTCTTACATCTGAGTCAGACAATGAGACCATGGTGAAGGCTGTGGCATCTGAGTTTTCCTGGATGTCTGACCGGGATGCTCTGGTGCTCATGGGGCACGGGACCACCCACTATGCCAACACGGTCTATGCAGCTTTAGATTACCGATTCAAAGATATGGGATATAAAAACATTTTCCTGGGCACCGTGGAAGCCTTCCCCAGCATGCAGTCCCTTATGCGGATGGTAAAAGAATTCCAGCCGGAAAGAGTGATCCTTGCACCTTTTATGATTGTGGCCGGTGACCATGCCAGACACGATATGGCCGGAGATGACCCGGATTCCTGGTATAGCCAGTTTCTGTCCGAGGGCCTAAAGACAGAGTGCGTCATGAAAGGCCTCGGGGAATATCCCGGCGTCAGAGAACTGTTTGTAACCCACGCAGAGGAAGCGGTTCTTTAGCACCAACGTATCCGGACCGGATCATCTGCCGGGATCAAAATTTCTACATCCAGCGGAAGTTTGATTTGATAGTACTTAGTGCGACAGCACTTTCTGATCTATACGGATCCGTCATTCTTTTAACTTCAACGCCTCTGCCATAGAAATGCCAGGTATTTTTCTCGATACCACACGGCTTATGAGCCAAGATAAAACTAGGGTTCCGACAGCACTAAGCAGCCAGGAACTCCACCGGATATAAACCGGGATATCCATGGATTCCTGGACTGTGGAGAGCATATAACAGAGCAGTCCATATCCCGCCGGCAGCCCCAGAAGAATCCCGGCCGCACAAATCCATACATTTTGCTGAACCATGATGGTCCGGATCTGGCTGTCCTGAAATCCAAGGACCTTTAGAGTGGCAAACTCACGGTATCTTTCCAGATAAGAGAGAACACCCAGATTGTACAGCATGACACTGCCGAGAAGCACGGCGCCAAACACCAGGATGCCGATCATCATCACCATACCCGCCATCAGGTCATCCATACTTTTTGTCAGATCCTTCTGCTGGGAAACTGTACATTGCTTTTTATATTTTCCGAATCCGTTCTCCGATATTTTCCCAATGACTGCCGTGGGTCTAAAAGCCATACCGCTTTTCTGGAAATCAGATCTCATCACCGTGATCCCCTGGGTGGATGGTGTCCGTATAACTGCCCGTACTTTGGAGCGGATCTCTTTTTTCTCTCCGGATACCTTCCACACAACGGTATCCCCTTTTTTGATTTTCAATTGATCTGCGGTCTTTTTTGACACAGCGATCCCATCCCTGATCTCTGTAAACTGGTCAAGCTTCACTGCCAGTCGGAGATACTTGGCTGACTCCTGGACGGTTAAACTCACCTCCTCCTGTTTTCCATTTTTTTTAATAGAGGCAGTCCCCTCCATTAGATATTCTCCGTCCGTCTTTTGCAACAGATCCTTCTTCCCCTTTTTGTCCGGCAGATCTGTGATCTTACACTGGTAGGACTGCTGTCTGTGAAAGGTCCAGTCTGAAAGATTTGTAAAGGTATCATACAGAGAAAAGGCACAGAACAACAGAGCCGTACATCCAAGGATGCCGCATAAAGTCATAAAACCCCTGAGACGGTTCCTGCTGATATCCCTCAAATTCCACCGGCTGGAGAAAGACAGCTTTTGGGGAAGCCTCATGGAATTCTTCCTGCTCTTAGACGGTACCTCCCCTCCAAGACTTTCCGCCGCTGTTCCCCTTAAATAATTCTGGCAGACAAACAAGCTGATGCCCAGACAGAGAAAAATACATCCCACAGGCAGCACCGCAAATGATGCCGGAAGACTTCCCTCCCAGCGGGGCAGTACATACATCTCTTTTAAAAACCGGTAGATTAGCTCTGGAAGTATCCTGTATCCTAAAATATAGCCCAGTCCAACACCGGCAGCACAGATCAGCAGGCTGTGGGTCAGATAATGGAGTGTAAGCTTTTTCTTTGAAAATCCAAGCGCTTTCAAAATCCCAATCTGTGTTCTCTGATTTTTCAGCATTCTGTGCATGGTAGTCACCGTGATCATAAAGGCCATGAAAAGAAAGGCTCCGGAAAAAATATCTCCGATGGACTGGTGCTGTCTGATCTCATCAGTGATCATGGACACCGCTGGATGATCTTTTTCCAGCACTTCCGTCATTCCATCAGCTCCAAGGATCTTTCCGGCCAGCTTCTGCCCTTTATAAGGTTTGTTTGCTTTCAGTGCGACCTGATTATAAGGAAGCTGTCCGGACACAGGAAACAGCTTTGGGCTGATCCATGCAAATCCGCTGTTTTTGTGGTCGGGTGCCATGGTGCCCTTTCCTGCGCTGTAGATATATTCCGGGCTTAAAACCAGTCCAAGAATCCTTCCGGACACCTTTCGATTTCCCTGGACCACGGTCATCATATCACCTGTTTTATAGCCGTTTTCTCTGGCAAACAATTCATCCAGCCAGATTCCCTTTTTCGAGCTGTTAAACGCTTCCCCAGATTTTATATAAAGCCTGGATACCATATTTGTCTGCGCAAAATAGCAGTCTATGGATGTTTTATCCTTTCCTTCAAGATTCATCGGGAGAAACAGACGGCCTTCTGCTTTTTCCACCCGCTTATCGCTTTTGAGCTTCTCTAACTCTGCTTTGGAGAAGGCTTTTTTGTAAGCCCACTGGTCCGCCAGCTCCTGCCGGTCTATGTAAGACTTCCAGCTGGTCTTAAGGCCGTTCCACTCTCCTGTGATGCCGGAAAATAGAAAACAGCCAAAAAACATCATGAGAAAAATAGCCAGAAACTGCACTCTATTCTTTCTGATATCACGAAATGTCTTTTTGATCAAAAGCATTACCACTCCACCTCACTTATCTTAAGAGGAGACGGATTTATCCTTATGTCTGTGATTTCTCCGTTTTTAACGTATATGACTTTATCTGCCGCCTGTGCTATGCCGGCATTATGAGTGACGATCAGTGTTGTTTTCTTATCTTCCCTGCAGAGCCTCCACAGCTGCTCCAGCACCAGGCAGCCTGTCTCACTGTCCAGAGCCCCGGTGGGTTCATCACACAGAAGAATCTCCGGATTCTTGGCAATCGCCCTGGCGATGGAAACCCTCTGCTGCTCTCCCCCTGACAGCTGGTCAGGAAATTTATGTTCATGGCCCCGAAGTCCCACTCGATCTAATGCTTCTTTTGCAGGGATAGAGCCCTTTTTCAGTTCTCCCATTAAAGCTACATTTTCGCTGACCGTCAGAGTGGGGATCAGATTATAGAACTGAAAAACAAACCCGACCTTTTCTGCCCGGTACCGGGACAGCTCCCTCTCTCCCAGACCGGTGATATCCTGCCCTGAAACTATGACAGTCCCTCCGTCTGCCGTGTCAATCCCACCAAGAATGTTTAAGATGGTTGACTTTCCCGCTCCGCTGGGCCCCAGAATCACTGTGAACTCTCCCTGACGGACGGAAAAAGAGACATCTTTTAATGCATAAGTCTCCCTGGTTCCTGTATGATAGATCTTATTCACATGGCCAAATTCCAATTGTTTCATGGCTTATCCTCCTGATTAACGACTAATCCCGCGCAGAGCATACGGAAAACTTTGATGAATTCTTTCTGGGCCTCTATGGAATCCTGGTGCTGCAAAAGTACATGCCGGATGCAGGCAATAAACATTTCCGTGATAATATCCACATACGGGGAATCGCTGTCATCAAGTCCCAGATGCCATGCCATATGTTCCTTAAACTGCCCGATAAAGTGTTCTTTGACTTTTGAAAAACGTGTTGTTTTCAGGTCAAACAAGATGAGAAGCCGTTTGTCCATTATATACTGAAGCTCCGTCTCTTCCATTACTTTAACGACGTCCTCCATCTGCGAAAATGCCTCTTCGATCTCCTCCAAGGTGTAAACCCGCTGTTCTCTTTCAAAATGCTGCTTCACAAGCTTATGCAGCCCTTTTATAGGCTCCTTCAGCATTTCTTCCAGGATGGCCTCCTTGCTGTCATAATAATGATAAATATTGCCGATGGTTGTATTTGCTTTCTTTGCGATCACTCTCATGGAGGCCCCTTCGTAGCCATGGATCAGAAATTCTTCCTGTGCCGCCTCTAAGATTGTTTCTCTGATTTCTTCTTTTTTTATCTGCATCATTCTACCTCCCAGGTCCATCATATCCAGTTTCCCTGTTCCTTACAACTCGATCGTGCTTATAAAAATCAAAACTTATCAAGTGATCATTATTGACGTATAATCATAATGGAATAAAAAAGGAGGAACCAATATGTCAGATATGATAGAAAAAAGGCGGAGCATCCGGAAATATCGGCCTGCCACCGTGCCAAAACATATGATTCAACAAGTGATACAGGCCGGAATCCTTGCCCCGTCGTCAAAAAACAGACAGCCATGGAAGTTTACCGTAGTCTATGGGGCTGCAAAAACGGATATGCTGGCGCAAATGAGCCTGGGACTTTCCAGGGAAGCTGCCGACCCGATGCTCCCCAACAGCAGGAAGCATCTGGACGGAGCCATACACACGCTGCACATTATGGAACAGGCACCTGTGATCATCTTTATCACAAACAGCCTCGGTCTTGATCTGTCAAAGCCGCTATCCGCGGAGGACCGGATCTATGAAATATGCAATGCACAGTCCATCGGCGCGGCAATCCAGAATATGACCCTGGCTGCCACCGGACTGGGACTTGGAAGCCTGTGGATCTGTGATATTTTCTTTGCCTATGAAGAGCTGTCCAATTGGCTTTGTACAGATAAAAACGGCCAGCTGTACGCCGCATTGGCCCTCGGATATGCAGATGAGGCCCCAGATGCCCGGTCCAGAAACCCTATGGATGAGATCACAGAGTGGAGAGAAACATAAAAGAGCAAGATATATGAAAAAATATCTGCCTGGTATAGATATAATCGTGTTTTGAAAGGAGGATTCAATATGTCAAACAATAAACTTGAAAATATCAAATCAGTCATTGATTACATAGAAGATCATTTGACTGAAAAATTGGATCTGGACACGGTGGCAAAGGCGGTTCATTATTCAAAATACCATCTTCACCGTATGTTTACAAACACGGTTGGGCTTACCATCCATGATTATCTTCAGAGACGAAGGCTTACGGAGGCCGCAAAACTGTTGGTCTTTTCTGATCAGCCTATCCTTGACATCGCACTGCTTGCAGGATATGAAAGCCAGCAGGCATTCACCGACGCTTTTGTCGCCATGTACAAAATGTCGCCCCGGAGATTCAGAGAAAATGAGAGATTTTATCCTCTGTCACTGCGATTTGAATTTGAAGGGAGTCTGTCCATGCCGAAACATGAAAATAAGCCCCACTGGGATATTTCTTTTGCCTCAGAAGAAGACATTCCGTGCTGGATGGATCTGGTCCGTCTTGTGATCGACGGTTTTCCTCATCTACACGAAGAGGAATATCTGGATGTATTACAATCCCGCATCTGCTCCGGGGAAGCACTGATTCTTAAGGACGGCGCTGCGGCAGCCGGCATTCTGCTGTTTTCTCATGAAAACGGAAGTATTGATTTTATGGGCTGCCATCCCCTCTACCGGAATATGGGCATTCCCAGAGCACTCCTTTCTAAAGTCATGGGGGAACTGGTAAAAGAGAAAGACTTAAGTATCACAACCTACCGGGCAGGAGACAAGGCAGATACCGGACAGCGCCGGGAGATACAAGAGCTGGGATTTGCGGAGGCGGAACTGCTTGTGGAGTTTGGTTATCCCACACAGAAATTTATTTTGAAGCAGGAGGATTCAGAACATGAAGAGTCATGACACCGTATTTCCCGATGAGCTTGAACACCTTGCCATGATCCAGTCCAGGCTGGATGCTGCACTCCAGGACGCAGAGGCGTCCGCCGGAAGAATGGAGCGGCAGTATACGAATACCAGACAATATATGTCGGATGCCCGCGGAGAAATCGATCCCAATGAGATGTTCCAAACGGAACTGCTGCTGAAACAGGCTGACCAGACAGGGGCCTTTGCCGCGGAGGTATGCTTAAGACTGGCGAAACTGAAAGATTCTCCCTACTTTGCCCGGATCGATTTTCGGGAAACAGGAAGTCAAGAGTCCTTTTCATACTATATCGGACGTTTTTCCTTCCGCCATGGATATGAGCTGCTGATCTTTGACTGGCGTGCCCCCATATCCGGCATGTTTTATGACTGCGAGCCGGGCCCGGCAGGTTATGAGGCACCGGCAGGCAGAATAGACGGAGAGTTGACAAAGAAACGGCAGTTTTGTATCAAGGACGGTTTCATGGAATATGCCATCGAGAGCTCCTCTAATATTCAGGACGATGTTCTCCAGAGAGAACTGAGCCGGACGTCCAGCGAAAAAATGAAATCCATCATTTCAACAATCCAAAAGGAACAAAATCAGATCATCCGGAACGAACATGCCCACACTCTCATCATCCAGGGAGTTGCCGGATCCGGCAAAACATCCATTGCCCTGCACCGGATTGCCTTTCTGCTGTACCGGCTGAAACATCAGCTCAGTGCAAGAAATGTCACCATCCTCTCTCCCAACAAAGTTTTTGGCGATTATATCTCCAATGTCATCCCTGAACTTGGAGAAGAGCCGATCTTTGAACTGGCCTTTTCTGATCTGGCAGAAATACAGCTGGGACAGACCGTTGGTTTTGAACCGGAACGGGACCCTCTGGATCCGGACCATGATGAATATCATCAGAGAACCCGGTTTAAATCTACTATAGGATTTAAACAGCTTCTGGATGCGTATATCAAAAAGCTGCCGGATACCGTCTTTCAGCCCTCCGATTATTCTTTTGGCGGCTTTACCGCAAAGAAAGAATGGATACAAAAACGGTTCCGCGCATATGAAAAACATCCAGTAAAACAGCGGCTTAAGATGATCGCTGACGATATCTGCGATCTATTTGCCTCTGAAAACATCATGAAGGATGAAATTCCAAGGACAGGGGCCGTCTTAAAAAACCTGACTTCCATGCTTACCATTAAAAACAGCCTGGCATTATACAGGGACTTTTATAAAAGTCTAAAGAAACCAAGTATGTTAGTCCTTCCATCGAAAAGGACCTTGGAGTGGGCAGACGTCTTTCCATACCTCTACCTAACCGCTGCTTTTGAAGGATTAAAAGAAAGCAAGATCACCAGGCATCTGGTCATAGACGAAATGCAGGATTATACCCCTGTTCAGTATGCGGTCATCAATCTCTTGTTTCCCTGTCCCAAAACGATCCTCGGTGACTTTGGGCAGTCACTGAACCCAGATCATCTCCACACACTTGAGGATCTCCGCCTGCTGTATCATGACGCGGAATTTGTCATGCTTAACAAAAGCTACCGCTCTACCTATGAGATCATATCATTTGCAAAGCAGCTCCAGGACAATCCCTCCCTGGAAGCTGTAAAACGGCACGGTGAAAAGCCAGTCATAACTGCGTGCTGTGACAACAGGGATAAGATGAATCAGATAAAAAAGCTACTCTCAAGCTTTGAAAAAAGCGGAGCTATGTCTCTCGGTCTGATCGCTAAAACAAACACAGAAGCAAAAACACTGTACGATATCCTCTCCAAAGAATTTGACCTGCACTTGATTTCACCGGAAAGTTCTACTTTTCATAATGGAATCTCCGTCACTTCTGTACAGATGGCAAAAGGACTGGAATTTGATGAAGTCCTTATTCCTGATGCGGATAGTTCCTCTTATCGCACAGACTATGACAGGAATCTGCTGTATATCGCCTGCACTAGGGCAATGCACCGGCTGACCCTTATGTATGTAGATGAGTTGTCTCCTTTTGTTAAGACTGATTAAGTTTTAAGATAATCTAGAAAGAATAACAAGAAAAATAATTCACCCCGGCGGCAGGCTGTTGTCTGTCGCCGTTATGCTCTCTTTTAACTCAACAAATCTCTGAAAGACCCATCAGCCGGTTTCATTCTCCAAAAGTTCTGTTTATCTGCATACAATGATTCTTTGTAGTAGTTAAGTAGTCCAGTTCGTGTTTTCTCACATCCTATTTTTCCTATTCAGATCTATTGCATAACATTCCATATTATAATGTTAAAAAATAAACTACTTCTGCTGAAAACACAGGAATTGATATTTGTTCAATATCTTTCCTGGACGGTTTATTAAAACAAAAGTATTTTATCATACTAATTATGATAGACATATATCAAGAAAGTACCCTGTATTAAGCTATATAGTTTTCCTACTGCTTGGTATGCTGATTGTATTATTTCCTGAACATATGTTACTCTTGTACAGGATTACAAATTAATCCTTCTCAAGACTAAGCAGGGGCTCTTACTGCCCCTGCTTGTCATAGTATTCTTACTGCTGTTACTCTTTTACAAAAATAATCATCTTGTTACGCTTAAACTTATTACACATCCTCTGACAGCTGTCTGACCCCATATTTCTTTATCACTCTGGATATCAAATAGGAAAAAGCGATCAAAAATACCGTCAGAGAAATCACAGGAGTTACAATCCCCGCTGCTGTAATCTCCGCATGAAATTTTGTAATCCCTATACTGCCAAATAAAGCACCAAACATACGGTTTGTTAAAAGCCCCACAGACAGTACCCCTAGCAGAGCCCCAGAAAGCCCAATGATTCCAAAGCCCAATGCAAACTGAAGCCTCAGCTGACGGACTGAATACCCAAGACTTCTCTGGATAGCCAGATCGCGCTTCTGCTGTTTTAAGAATGTCATAGACAGAAGAAATGTGATGAAACCCGACATACAGAGACATAAGACGTAAAACAGGACAACCAAGGCCAAAATTCCATTCTGGATATCTGACATCATCTCTTCCACCTGGTCTCTGACACTTTCTATCTTCAAATCAAGTCCGTTTTTCCTTCCTATCTGCCCAATCCTCTTTATCACTTTTTGTTCTTTTGACTGATCCTTCAAAAGAATCTCACAAGAATGGTACTTGTATCCAGAGAAAATCTTTCGAAATCCTTCAACAGTCATACATCCAATTTTTCCTCCATCGTTGCTGGACTGATACAAGCCGACCACCAGGTACTTCTTCTCTTTTCCCTCATAAGTGATCTGCACCGTATCCCCAATATTCTTTGAGAGATATTTTGACGAAATTTCCGTCAGCATCATCTCGTTATCATACTTCGGGATCCGCCCATCAAGCGGCTCCTGATAATTTCCGTCAGTAAACCTGCTGATCACGGACAAGAGCATTTTCTGCCCGTCCATATCCACGTATTCATGCTCTGACGAATAAACAGACTGGACATCCTTTTCCTGCTCCATGGTCTTCATAAATTCCTCAAAACTGTCGTTTTCCTTTGTACCCGGCGTAAACGTCTCAGACACGGAAATATCAGAGTCTGTATTTCCAAACAACGCCGCTGTCTTTTTAATATCCTTCATATTTTCGTTCAGTGCAGAAATGCTGACCAATGAAAAAACCATAAAACCACACACTATGATTAAAAGCATATATTGAGGCAGACGGACGGATACATTTTTCACTGCCATTCGAAACGGCAGCGGAAGGACTGTTAAACGCTCCATGGGAACCTGATATCTCTTTTTAAAATAAATATCTTCCTTCCCATTGCGGATCGCCTGTATCGTAGAAAGCTTATAAATTCTTTTAAGGCTGAGCCAGGAAACCAGCAGCACAAATACTGCCATAACAGTCACAGAGGCCAGGACTGGTACTGGGCGGACACCGCCGTGCCATAAGATCCCTGAACCGTCCATGGCATACCTGGCCAGCGGGGATACGGTAAATACCGATCCGATACATCCGCCTGCACCACCAAGCATAAATAAAAGTATCATATACAACCTCTTCCCCGACACCAGCGTCCTTTTTGAGTAACCCAGTGCATTGAGAACACCGATTTCCTTATAATCATCCTCCAGAGATGAGGCAATCAGATACCGGATGGTAATGAGCATGATAACCAATAAAAGAAGGCTGAACAGAAAGATCAGTCCCATAAAAATATCCGTAAGAATCATGGATGACATCTTCATCATTGAGCTTTCCATATACAGAGAACCGGTTCTGGAAAACCCTGTCTTTTCATTCAAAGTTTTTATCCGGTCAGTAAAAGTTGTGCCGGCATGCGCCTTCGTCCAAAGGCTGACCAGAGAAGCCTGATAGTGCTGGGCTCCCGGTGATTTCATTAGTTCACGGAAGGTCTCCTGATCCAGGAACAGCTGCTTATATCCGGTCATGGCTCCTCCCAGAAAGGGATCCTCAAAAAATCCAGCAATCGGATACTTCTTTTTCTGCCCCGACATCTGCAGCGTTACATCATCCTGCAGCTTTAACTGCTCTGAAGACTGTAAGGATACAGGAACAAAAATTCCTTTTCTATGCAGGTTGCCCTCTGTCAAGGTATACTGCCCAGGAACCGCACGGATGATGATCCCGTTTGAAAACCATTTGTTCCCGCCGAATCTGACATTGTTGTCCTGGCCGAGCAAAAGAATATCTTCCTTCTGCACACTTTTGGTTTCTGTTTGTTTTTTAAGCTTCTGATAGACTTTTTCCGCCTCTGGTTTTTGTTGCTTTGTAAAAATATTGATGACTTCCGGGGCATTTACCTTCCGTGCCATAAGGTCATACTGTTCCCTGCTCTGCCACAGAACGGATACTGCTGTGGTCATCAAAAGGGTGATCAGCAGGCTTAAAAGAATCAGAATCACCGTCTGGCTTTTTCGCTTGCGGATATCATTTTTTATGACCATAAAGATACCCATGCTACCACCCCATTCCTGACAGCCAGCCGATCAGCTGCTTCTCCCGGACAGGGGCACTTGCCTCCTCATAAGGCGGCAGGCTTAATTCTCCCTCAATCTTCCCGTCTTTTAAATATAAAATGCGGTCAGCTCTTAAGGCCGCCTTTAAGTCATGGGTCACCACCAGAGTATTCTGGCCTGCCCGGCACAGAGAATAAAGCAGGTCTAAAATTTCTTTTCCAGAAGCCGAATTAAGGGCACCGGTTGGTTCATCCGCAAATAGGATCTTAGGACGGTTAATCAGAGCCCTTACGATGGCACATCTCTGCTGCTGGCCCCCAGACATCTGCGACGGCAGTCTCCGGGAAAGATCCTGGATACCGGTTCTCTCTATCAACTCCCGTGCCTCCTGATGTGTTTCCTTTTTACTTCTCCCTTTCTTTAAATAACCCGCCGTACATATATTCTCAAAGCAGGTTAAATGAGACAGAAGATTCATCTGCTGAAAAATAAAACCAGCCGTCTCCTGGCGGAACCGGGCAGTATCCCGGTCCTTCTTTTTGTGCACCGGTTCTCCACAGACAGAAACTGTCCCGCTGGTAGCTGTGTCCATACCGCTCAGCATATAAAGCAGTGTCGACTTTCCAGAACCGCTGGGACCCATAATGACCGTAAATTGTCCGTCATAAATTTCCAAGTCGATATTTCTTAAGACGTGAAGCTGCTGTCCTTCGCTGGC
Coding sequences within:
- the cbiQ gene encoding cobalt ECF transporter T component CbiQ produces the protein MLIDKYCYRSRLRKVNVMEKFCFSMTTLLLCILSRSLAASVLVLFSCGWLTVKKGGIPLRQYGKLLRVPAAFLLLSTLAILVNISKTPLDAYAVPAGSYYITGSTSSLIFGFRLILSALSAVSCLYFLSLSTPVTDLVNILKKLHCPSLFIELFLLIYRFIFILMSEASAIRTSQEARLSNRNFKTALHSFGGMASALLIRAMKRSARLYDAMESRCYDGTIRVLLEEYPPKKKEIIYIVIFELVLLFLIIGRKIYG
- a CDS encoding sirohydrochlorin cobaltochelatase — encoded protein: MHHIKKKAILAVSFGTSYEDTRKKTIEAIEQTLETHFPEHKIYRAWTSRMIIEKIRKRDGLHIDTVSEAMERMKADGITDVVIQPTHVINGVENDQMKEDAESHRDSFHSISFGAPLLTSESDNETMVKAVASEFSWMSDRDALVLMGHGTTHYANTVYAALDYRFKDMGYKNIFLGTVEAFPSMQSLMRMVKEFQPERVILAPFMIVAGDHARHDMAGDDPDSWYSQFLSEGLKTECVMKGLGEYPGVRELFVTHAEEAVL
- a CDS encoding ABC transporter permease; translation: MLLIKKTFRDIRKNRVQFLAIFLMMFFGCFLFSGITGEWNGLKTSWKSYIDRQELADQWAYKKAFSKAELEKLKSDKRVEKAEGRLFLPMNLEGKDKTSIDCYFAQTNMVSRLYIKSGEAFNSSKKGIWLDELFARENGYKTGDMMTVVQGNRKVSGRILGLVLSPEYIYSAGKGTMAPDHKNSGFAWISPKLFPVSGQLPYNQVALKANKPYKGQKLAGKILGADGMTEVLEKDHPAVSMITDEIRQHQSIGDIFSGAFLFMAFMITVTTMHRMLKNQRTQIGILKALGFSKKKLTLHYLTHSLLICAAGVGLGYILGYRILPELIYRFLKEMYVLPRWEGSLPASFAVLPVGCIFLCLGISLFVCQNYLRGTAAESLGGEVPSKSRKNSMRLPQKLSFSSRWNLRDISRNRLRGFMTLCGILGCTALLFCAFSLYDTFTNLSDWTFHRQQSYQCKITDLPDKKGKKDLLQKTDGEYLMEGTASIKKNGKQEEVSLTVQESAKYLRLAVKLDQFTEIRDGIAVSKKTADQLKIKKGDTVVWKVSGEKKEIRSKVRAVIRTPSTQGITVMRSDFQKSGMAFRPTAVIGKISENGFGKYKKQCTVSQQKDLTKSMDDLMAGMVMMIGILVFGAVLLGSVMLYNLGVLSYLERYREFATLKVLGFQDSQIRTIMVQQNVWICAAGILLGLPAGYGLLCYMLSTVQESMDIPVYIRWSSWLLSAVGTLVLSWLISRVVSRKIPGISMAEALKLKE
- a CDS encoding ABC transporter ATP-binding protein; amino-acid sequence: MKQLEFGHVNKIYHTGTRETYALKDVSFSVRQGEFTVILGPSGAGKSTILNILGGIDTADGGTVIVSGQDITGLGERELSRYRAEKVGFVFQFYNLIPTLTVSENVALMGELKKGSIPAKEALDRVGLRGHEHKFPDQLSGGEQQRVSIARAIAKNPEILLCDEPTGALDSETGCLVLEQLWRLCREDKKTTLIVTHNAGIAQAADKVIYVKNGEITDIRINPSPLKISEVEW
- a CDS encoding TetR/AcrR family transcriptional regulator, whose amino-acid sequence is MMQIKKEEIRETILEAAQEEFLIHGYEGASMRVIAKKANTTIGNIYHYYDSKEAILEEMLKEPIKGLHKLVKQHFEREQRVYTLEEIEEAFSQMEDVVKVMEETELQYIMDKRLLILFDLKTTRFSKVKEHFIGQFKEHMAWHLGLDDSDSPYVDIITEMFIACIRHVLLQHQDSIEAQKEFIKVFRMLCAGLVVNQEDKP
- a CDS encoding nitroreductase family protein, which encodes MSDMIEKRRSIRKYRPATVPKHMIQQVIQAGILAPSSKNRQPWKFTVVYGAAKTDMLAQMSLGLSREAADPMLPNSRKHLDGAIHTLHIMEQAPVIIFITNSLGLDLSKPLSAEDRIYEICNAQSIGAAIQNMTLAATGLGLGSLWICDIFFAYEELSNWLCTDKNGQLYAALALGYADEAPDARSRNPMDEITEWRET
- a CDS encoding helix-turn-helix domain-containing protein, with amino-acid sequence MSNNKLENIKSVIDYIEDHLTEKLDLDTVAKAVHYSKYHLHRMFTNTVGLTIHDYLQRRRLTEAAKLLVFSDQPILDIALLAGYESQQAFTDAFVAMYKMSPRRFRENERFYPLSLRFEFEGSLSMPKHENKPHWDISFASEEDIPCWMDLVRLVIDGFPHLHEEEYLDVLQSRICSGEALILKDGAAAAGILLFSHENGSIDFMGCHPLYRNMGIPRALLSKVMGELVKEKDLSITTYRAGDKADTGQRREIQELGFAEAELLVEFGYPTQKFILKQEDSEHEES